A genomic segment from Leopardus geoffroyi isolate Oge1 chromosome A2, O.geoffroyi_Oge1_pat1.0, whole genome shotgun sequence encodes:
- the CPA1 gene encoding carboxypeptidase A1 isoform X2 → MFPAGRSMRGLLIWSVLLGAVLGKEDFVGHQVLRISAADEAQVQKVKELEDLEHLQLDFWRGPGQPGSPIDVRVPFPSIQAVKAFLEAHGLGYTIMIEDVQSLLDEEQEQMFAFQARSRSTDTFNYATYHTLEEIYGFMDMLVAEHPRLVSKLQIGNTYEGRPIYVLKFSTGGNNRPAIWIDTGIHSREWVTQASGVWFAKKITQDYGQDFTLTAILDSMDIFLEIVTNPDGFAFTHSKNRMWRKTRSLTPGSSCVGVDPNRNWDAGFGMAGASSNPCTDTYRGKFANSEVEVKSIVDFVKSHGNIKAFISIHSYSQLLLYPYGYKAEPAPDRDELVWPAEAPLTGPTARASSTPSPSSSGTRGAMASCCRPPRSSPRPRRRGWRFGPSWNTP, encoded by the exons aTGTTCCCAGCTGGCCGCAGCATGAGGGGGCTGCTGATTTGGAGTGTGCTGCTAGGGGCTGTCCTTGGCAAAGAGGACTTTGTGGG gcACCAGGTGCTCCGAATCTCTGCTGCCGATGAAGCCCAGGTCCAGAAGGTGAAGGAGCTGGAGGACCTCGAGCACCTGCAG CTGGACTTCTGGCGGGGCCCTGGCCAGCCCGGCTCTCCCATCGACGTCCGAGTGCCCTTCCCCAGCATCCAGGCTGTCAAGGCCTTCCTGGAGGCCCACGGCCTCGGGTACACGATCATGATTGAGGACGTGCAGTCGTTGCTGGACGAGGAGCAGGAGCAGATGTTCGCCTTCCAGGCCCGCTCCCGCTCCACCGACACCTTCAACTACGCCACCTACCAcaccctggaggag aTCTACGGCTTCATGGATATGCTGGTGGCCGAGCACCCACGGCTTGTGAGCAAGCTCCAGATTGGCAACACCTACGAGGGGCGTCCCATCTATGTGCTGAAG TTCAGCACCGGGGGAAACAACCGTCCCGCCATCTGGATCGACACGGGGATCCATTCCCGGGAGTGGGTAACCCAGGCCAGCGGGGTCTGGTTTGCCAAGAAG ATCACACAAGACTATGGCCAGGACTTCACTCTCACTGCCATTCTTGATTCCATGGACATCTTCCTGGAGATTGTCACTAACCCTGATGGTTTTGCCTTCACCCACAGCAAG AATCGCATGTGGCGCAAGACTCGATCCCTCACACCGGGCTCCTCCTGTGTTGGGGTGGACCCCAACCGGAACTGGGACGCTGGCTTTGGGA TGGCCGGAGCCAGCAGCAACCCCTGCACGGACACTTACCGGGGCAAGTTTGCAAATTCCGAAGTGGAGGTCAAGTCCATCGTGGACTTTGTGAAGAGCCACGGGAACATCAAGGCCTTCATCTCCATCCACAGCTACTCCCAGCTCCTCCTGTATCCCTACGGCTACAAGGCAGAGCCAGCCCCCGACCGGGACGAGCTGGTAT GG CCAGCGGAAGCACCATTGACTGGACCTACAGCCAGGGCATCAAGTACTCCTTCACCTTCGAGCTCCGGGACACGGGGCGCTATGGCTTCCTGCTGCCGGCCTCCCAGATCGTCCCCACGGCCCAGGAGACGTGGCTGGCGCTTCGGACCATCATGGAATACACCCTGA
- the CPA1 gene encoding carboxypeptidase A1 isoform X1, with translation MFPAGRSMRGLLIWSVLLGAVLGKEDFVGHQVLRISAADEAQVQKVKELEDLEHLQLDFWRGPGQPGSPIDVRVPFPSIQAVKAFLEAHGLGYTIMIEDVQSLLDEEQEQMFAFQARSRSTDTFNYATYHTLEEIYGFMDMLVAEHPRLVSKLQIGNTYEGRPIYVLKFSTGGNNRPAIWIDTGIHSREWVTQASGVWFAKKITQDYGQDFTLTAILDSMDIFLEIVTNPDGFAFTHSKNRMWRKTRSLTPGSSCVGVDPNRNWDAGFGMAGASSNPCTDTYRGKFANSEVEVKSIVDFVKSHGNIKAFISIHSYSQLLLYPYGYKAEPAPDRDELDQLAKSAVTALASLYGTKFKYGSIIKTIYQASGSTIDWTYSQGIKYSFTFELRDTGRYGFLLPASQIVPTAQETWLALRTIMEYTLNHPY, from the exons aTGTTCCCAGCTGGCCGCAGCATGAGGGGGCTGCTGATTTGGAGTGTGCTGCTAGGGGCTGTCCTTGGCAAAGAGGACTTTGTGGG gcACCAGGTGCTCCGAATCTCTGCTGCCGATGAAGCCCAGGTCCAGAAGGTGAAGGAGCTGGAGGACCTCGAGCACCTGCAG CTGGACTTCTGGCGGGGCCCTGGCCAGCCCGGCTCTCCCATCGACGTCCGAGTGCCCTTCCCCAGCATCCAGGCTGTCAAGGCCTTCCTGGAGGCCCACGGCCTCGGGTACACGATCATGATTGAGGACGTGCAGTCGTTGCTGGACGAGGAGCAGGAGCAGATGTTCGCCTTCCAGGCCCGCTCCCGCTCCACCGACACCTTCAACTACGCCACCTACCAcaccctggaggag aTCTACGGCTTCATGGATATGCTGGTGGCCGAGCACCCACGGCTTGTGAGCAAGCTCCAGATTGGCAACACCTACGAGGGGCGTCCCATCTATGTGCTGAAG TTCAGCACCGGGGGAAACAACCGTCCCGCCATCTGGATCGACACGGGGATCCATTCCCGGGAGTGGGTAACCCAGGCCAGCGGGGTCTGGTTTGCCAAGAAG ATCACACAAGACTATGGCCAGGACTTCACTCTCACTGCCATTCTTGATTCCATGGACATCTTCCTGGAGATTGTCACTAACCCTGATGGTTTTGCCTTCACCCACAGCAAG AATCGCATGTGGCGCAAGACTCGATCCCTCACACCGGGCTCCTCCTGTGTTGGGGTGGACCCCAACCGGAACTGGGACGCTGGCTTTGGGA TGGCCGGAGCCAGCAGCAACCCCTGCACGGACACTTACCGGGGCAAGTTTGCAAATTCCGAAGTGGAGGTCAAGTCCATCGTGGACTTTGTGAAGAGCCACGGGAACATCAAGGCCTTCATCTCCATCCACAGCTACTCCCAGCTCCTCCTGTATCCCTACGGCTACAAGGCAGAGCCAGCCCCCGACCGGGACGAGCTG GATCAGCTGGCCAAGTCTGCTGTGACGGCCCTGGCCTCTCTGTATGGGACCAAGTTCAAGTACGGCAGCATCATCAAAACGATTT ACCAAGCCAGCGGAAGCACCATTGACTGGACCTACAGCCAGGGCATCAAGTACTCCTTCACCTTCGAGCTCCGGGACACGGGGCGCTATGGCTTCCTGCTGCCGGCCTCCCAGATCGTCCCCACGGCCCAGGAGACGTGGCTGGCGCTTCGGACCATCATGGAATACACCCTGAATCACCCCTACTGA